One Mycobacteroides salmoniphilum DNA segment encodes these proteins:
- the recN gene encoding DNA repair protein RecN, with translation MLTEIRIESLGAIPAATAEFDSGLTVLTGETGAGKTMVVTGLHLLGGARADANRVRAGADRAVVEGRFLTTDPLGAEPTDVTEVLDSSGAQRDDDGSVIAARSVTSDGRSRAYLGGRSVPAKSLASFTAGLLTVHGQNDQLRLMRPEQQLAALDRFASEGPASIEALLTTYRKLREEWLTARRDLIDRTNRARELAQEADRLGFALNEIDAVDPKPGEDDQLAADIHRLSELDALRDAAASARSALAGSDSHGEADDSQSAIDRIAKAKVLLEATDDAALRALAPQLAEALAVVGDVSRELTAFTDELPSDASTLEEKLARQGQLRTLTRKYAANLNGVIAWAQEARGRLAEVDTSEETLHALSVRVDRLAGELATAATGLTKARTKAAKALGKAVTAELAGLAMDRAAFTIAVEPIAARTDDVAPLTLPSGQTVHAGSAGADAVEFGFAAHRDNPMLPLAKSASGGELSRVMLALEVVLAASTAGTTMVFDEVDAGVGGRAAVQIGRRLAKLAHTHQVIVVTHLPQVAAFADIHLTVDRVGSKGSGVRRLDDEDRVAELARMLAGLGDSDTGRAHARELLDAARSERG, from the coding sequence GTGCTCACCGAGATTCGCATCGAGTCCCTTGGCGCCATCCCCGCCGCCACCGCGGAGTTCGACAGCGGGCTGACCGTGCTGACCGGCGAAACCGGAGCAGGTAAGACCATGGTGGTCACCGGTCTGCATCTGCTCGGCGGGGCGCGCGCCGACGCCAACCGGGTGCGGGCGGGCGCCGACCGCGCCGTGGTCGAAGGCCGATTTCTCACGACTGATCCGCTCGGCGCCGAGCCCACCGACGTCACCGAGGTATTGGATTCCTCGGGGGCACAACGGGACGACGACGGCAGCGTGATCGCCGCGCGCTCGGTGACCTCCGATGGCCGCTCGCGCGCGTACCTGGGCGGGCGCTCCGTGCCCGCCAAATCGCTGGCCAGCTTCACCGCGGGTCTGCTCACGGTGCACGGCCAGAACGACCAGCTGCGCCTGATGCGCCCCGAACAGCAGCTCGCGGCATTGGACAGATTCGCCTCGGAAGGCCCGGCCAGCATCGAGGCGCTCCTGACCACCTACCGCAAGCTGCGCGAGGAATGGCTCACCGCCCGGCGCGACCTCATCGACCGCACCAATCGGGCGCGTGAGCTGGCGCAGGAAGCCGATCGACTCGGATTCGCGCTCAACGAGATCGATGCCGTCGACCCGAAACCAGGGGAGGACGACCAGCTCGCCGCCGATATCCATCGCCTATCCGAACTCGACGCGCTGCGCGATGCGGCGGCCTCCGCACGCAGTGCGCTGGCAGGCTCGGATTCCCATGGTGAGGCCGACGATTCCCAGTCGGCGATCGATCGCATCGCGAAGGCCAAGGTACTGCTGGAAGCCACCGATGACGCCGCGCTGCGAGCCCTGGCACCACAATTGGCCGAGGCACTCGCGGTGGTCGGTGACGTCTCCCGTGAGCTGACCGCGTTTACGGACGAATTGCCAAGCGATGCAAGCACTCTCGAGGAGAAGCTGGCACGTCAGGGGCAGCTGCGCACGCTGACCCGCAAGTATGCTGCCAACCTCAATGGGGTGATCGCCTGGGCGCAGGAGGCGCGCGGCAGACTGGCCGAGGTCGACACCTCCGAAGAAACACTCCATGCCCTCTCTGTCCGCGTGGATCGACTTGCCGGCGAACTAGCTACCGCCGCAACAGGTCTGACCAAGGCGCGTACCAAGGCCGCCAAGGCGCTGGGTAAAGCCGTCACGGCCGAGCTGGCGGGCCTGGCGATGGACCGAGCCGCGTTCACCATTGCCGTGGAACCCATCGCGGCCCGGACCGATGATGTGGCGCCCCTGACGCTGCCGTCCGGGCAGACCGTGCACGCGGGATCGGCGGGTGCCGACGCCGTCGAATTCGGATTCGCTGCGCATCGCGACAACCCGATGCTGCCGCTGGCCAAGAGCGCGTCCGGAGGTGAGCTCTCACGCGTGATGCTGGCCCTCGAGGTGGTGCTTGCCGCCTCGACTGCGGGGACCACCATGGTGTTCGACGAAGTCGATGCGGGTGTGGGCGGCCGGGCCGCCGTGCAGATCGGCCGGCGGTTGGCCAAGTTGGCGCACACCCACCAGGTGATCGTCGTGACGCACCTACCCCAGGTCGCGGCGTTCGCCGATATTCACCTCACTGTTGACCGGGTGGGCAGTAAGGGCAGCGGTGTCCGCCGTCTGGATGACGAGGATCGGGTCGCCGAACTGGCCCGGATGCTGGCCGGGCTCGGCGACTCCGACACCGGACGGGCGCACGCCCGTGAGCTGCTCGACGCCGCCCGTTCCGAGCGAGGCTGA